The window ATATGCAGGCTGAGGGCGAAGTGGCGTTAAAGGCGGCATCATTGGCCTGGAAGCCCCAGAAAGACTTTGACAACATGTAGGCTGACAGAGTGGTGCACATTGGCCCGGACATCCGCCACCACATGTTGGTTGCGGTGGTGCTATTGGTGAACTGCTGCAACATGTCGGTTGGCATAGTGGAGCACAGCGTGAGGAGCACCCAACAGGGCACGAAGATGGTGCTAGTTGAGGTGGTGCTTGTATATGTGGCTGAGGGTAACTTGACATTGCTTGACAACACGTGGGCTGACATGACGGTGCACATTGTGCTGAGCAGCCAGCGGGGCAATGAGGTAACGCCGGCAGTAAAAGCgcaggtggtggtggtggtggtggcggaggtggtggtggtggtggtggtggaggtggAGGGAAATATTGCACTGGTGGTGGCTGCATATACGCATGGTGAATAGAACAGCATTCTGGATCGCAAATTGGCGCACATTGGCTCGCACAACCGAATGGGCATGTTTTCGCAGTAGGTTGATGTCTGTTGTACTGTACTTGAGGTGGTGGTTGAGAAAAGACGACTGCAGTGGATGGTTTTCTACTTTTGCAACATGACGGTTGACATAATGGTGCACAGCTGGAGGCGCAGTCTCCTGGACAAGTTGGTTGTGTTACAGGCACCATGACTGTGGTAGTTGTTGTTGTAGACTGCATTACTGTAGGAGTATTAGTTTCGCAACACGTGGGTGTACACAAAGGGGCACATTGGTTGGAGCAGGTCCCACTGCAACTCCCAACTGATTCCATTGATTGTGGCTGAGTCTCCGGTGGAGGTTGTGGCAGAGAAGGTTGCGATTGTGGTGGTGTTGGCGAACAACATGATTTCTTGCATAAAGGCCAACATGATGAACTACACCCATTTTCACAAATCATGTGAAGCTGAGGATCTTGATGACAAGCGTATCTAACTTTTAAGTATTTGCGAACATCTGTACAAATCTCGTCgccttttttttcaagaaagtcTGGTGTCACTGGTACTTTACATTTGTTCTCACCTGTACACATTAAATTTACTTTCTCTACGACAAGTTGAGGTGTTTGACCGTCACAGATCTTGTTATTGTCAGCTATTTTACTTTTACAAGTAAAAGTATTATCACGTCCATAAAATGCATCTTTGATTAATAGTTTGTTATAACGGTTTCGACATTGAAGAAATAAATTATCCTCCTGACACGCAGCTACTACCtgtaaacagaaaaagaaaaacatttattcGGGAAAAGGGATATAAAAGACTACCATTTTGTATTGACACATTACACACGTTGCGTACCCGTATACACATTGCCTGACAACGAACCACAAACAAACCATATAGAACAATATACTTCAAATGTTCACCATGGCTCATATGTGTTTACATTCTAACCTTATTGGATCCGATCGGAACTACGATTAGAAGTAAGGCTACCCAAAGCTTAGTTCTCGAATTTTGTCACGTATATTTGGATTGCATTTGTCAGAACTGCAACTGCTGGGAATTGTTTGCAGTAGTAAAGAAGGCCCAACATGGACGAGCTAAAGAAGGAGTGTTATCGCAATACtcattaaaatatttctaaatatttaggaaagaaaaaaatgcctcatatatttgaaataaaaagaaacttcTACAATGCTGCTTCTCCTCTTTGCATTGCTAAAGCATGGATGTATTGTTTTGTAAACAAAGAAGCaagattttaaacaaaaatgaaaaaaaaacgtaCATGATCAATTCCGTCTGGTAAAGTTGATACTGGAGCTTTATTCAACCCTacagtaaaataaacaaaatattatatatatattgtgttCTTTTTGTGGTTTTTTAATCTGAGCCAGAACTTTCAGAGCACACAAACGGTTAGGAAGCTAGGCACTAGTTATTGTACTGAGTAGCCTATTTCCTATCCCTGGCAGTCGACAGGGTATTATGCAACCTTATTCCCAGGTCTGTTTGCTTTTAAGAGGAAACCACTTAAGGTTATGGGGTCAAGTTTAGGTATTACAGATTCAGTTTGCAAGAATGCAATATAAAGGATATGTGTACTTACATGAAGCAAGGATCATGCTCTGTAAATTTGTTACCAACAGAAGAAGTGTCGTCAGCCATTGTTTGTGTCGTGCGTAAGTTGTCATAATGTACAACTAGATGTTGATTTCACATTCTAGCAAATTACGAAAAGAAATGTTTCAGAGGTATTGTGTGATGatgtcatttttgataaaaatacaGGGCCGTTTTTGACACCTATTTTTGGCAGAAGAAGGTTAGCGCAGGGGGGAGGTGATTTTAAGATCGCGAGTCTTTTCAATATTAACCATAaaccttttggaaatgagtgaGAGATGTGCTACCTGATTCCTTAGAAAAAAATACTGAAGGGAAAGATATGtggcaaaaaatccaaaaattacCAATCAAGGGGGGTTGTTACTCTGGCGGGAATTTTAGATTAAAGTAGAAGTAGACGTTGATGCCGTGCCGTTATATAAGAATAAATTGAGTTTCACGAATTAAATCACAATGAAAGAAACGAAAGATGTGTTAAGCTAATAAGGTAACCTAATGGTTAATAACATCATTAAACGAGATTTCAGTGTCCTTTTCATTTGAAGCTTTTTATGTACGGCACTGTTTCAACTTGATAATCACACCACCTTTAGCTTTGCACAGATGTGGTTTTAGAAATTATTGACGTGATATTAGTAAACTGAGTAGTCTATATTTAGTTTAAAACAAAAGCCATACAATAAACGATATCGCACAAGGTATCTAAGTAGCTTTGTTAAAAATCTTGTTACTTTGTGGACTCAGCTTATTAGGCGATATACGTAAAGTGTTAAAGAACTATCTGCATACATACCTATACAATTACTCAGCCTGATGGATACACCCCATAGTTTTATTTTCTAGGACTCGTGCAAGGTGGAGACACAAGAAAAGTTGCGGTTACTATTTTGTAAATGAATGCTGAATATAAACCACGCATCAGTGAGTTCGAGATAAACAGAAGCCCTCGTTTGAGCGTTTGCTTGTTTTTGCGCATAATATTATATCTCGTTCCAGACCTCTCATTCGTACAACATTTATTCATCTTTAGCGATGTTTTAAAATGAGAATAAATTACATACTCACTTGTTTCTTATTTGGAATTTGTTTTGGAA is drawn from Hydractinia symbiolongicarpus strain clone_291-10 chromosome 8, HSymV2.1, whole genome shotgun sequence and contains these coding sequences:
- the LOC130654923 gene encoding protein enabled homolog is translated as MTTYARHKQWLTTLLLLVTNLQSMILASWLNKAPVSTLPDGIDHVVAACQEDNLFLQCRNRYNKLLIKDAFYGRDNTFTCKSKIADNNKICDGQTPQLVVEKVNLMCTGENKCKVPVTPDFLEKKGDEICTDVRKYLKVRYACHQDPQLHMICENGCSSSCWPLCKKSCCSPTPPQSQPSLPQPPPETQPQSMESVGSCSGTCSNQCAPLCTPTCCETNTPTVMQSTTTTTTVMVPVTQPTCPGDCASSCAPLCQPSCCKSRKPSTAVVFSQPPPQVQYNRHQPTAKTCPFGCASQCAPICDPECCSIHHAYMQPPPVQYFPPPPPPPPPPPPPPPPPPPALLLPALPHCPAGCSAQCAPSCQPTCCQAMSSYPQPHIQAPPQLAPSSCPVGCSSRCAPLCQPTCCSSSPIAPPQPTCGGGCPGQCAPLCQPTCCQSLSGASRPMMPPLTPLRPQPAYPPPPPPPSMPMPLLQQSDCPPVCYTACLPTCPRRCCVTHPAVSGYNLPYMNKELVARKTYQQLLQRYRVKQVQRYMQG